The genome window ccggaaaaaaccgaaaccgaccaacggttaaccgaaccgaaaaaaaccgtccgaaacggttcggttacggtttctacctaaaaatcgaaccgaaccgaaatatacggttcggtaacggttttaggtagaaactgagccgaaccgacccgtgcacacccctaGTACTTGGATTCGGAAAACATGTGGAGGGGTGTTTGTTTTGACCCGAAACGGATAATAAAATTggatttaacttgcagtcaactcactgaattaataaaaatttgcatttaggtcactgcGTCGTTAAATCTCAATTGACCTAAAtgcaaatttttgttaattcaGTGAGTTAACTGCAAGTTAAATCTTGTTCTCTGATTCATttacaaactttttgagttcagtgatccAATTGCAAGTTGACCATGAGTTCAATCACCTTTTCGCCTATTAACccgatttataagttagaaatacTTATAAGGTTATAAGGTAGAAATACTTactgtttgtataaaaaaatcaaaaagtacttataaaaacCTGAGAACACTAGTTTCTGTTTAATGTATTCTACTTTTTCTCCAAAtatttttatcacttataacttttaacttatttataactcctacttcactttttcttcaagcaagaaacacttattttaaactcatcaaaACCAACAAAAATATCACTAGAGCACACTTGAGGGAGACATTTTCAGTCcactccctctgtctcatttaattttatacattttttttcaactactcgacacgcatttcaatactcttataaaatataattttgtaatttttttttgagatttttatgaataaaaatttaacatccgaACAGAGTCCGTGATGCGTCCCCGTCCTGCAATGTATACTATacggggacggagggagcatcAAACAGAGTCTATTCATTGAATTAATCGTTATCACTCATCCGTCCCACCGGATTCTTTACGCaattttttggcacgcatttagatatttctataaaatatagttccataaattatattttttaaaaaaaatcctggGAAAAAATTtaacgtttaaatttttattaaaaaaaatgttattgaaCTATAcgttataagagtctcaaaatgcgtaatgcgtgcaaacagttaACATAAAAATCCTGGTGGAACGTAAAcatataatttgattaaattcaggatttcaaatgaaatttaatCGGCATTTGCAGTCGATTCGTGTAGCAGAGAAGATTACACAAAGGGTTGAGGGGCAGTTATCTAAATCACAGAAAGAATTCCTTCTGCGTCAGCAGATGAGGGCTTGTCTTGTTGAAGCTTTCAATGATTTCATAGATGCAGCTTGTCTTGTTGAAGCACCGTTGGTAAACTCTGAGTACACTTGGTTTGGCCCTTTTAATAAGAAAGCACGCCTAGACAGAGCTCTTCTGTCCACTGACTGGTTTAGTCTTGGTGATTGGGTTCTGGCTGGACTAAACAGGAAAACGTCGGATCACTCCCCTGTATTGCTAAAAAATTCAGCTTTTGATTGGGGTCCGCGTCCTTTCCGTTTCTTCAATAGCTGGCTAGAAAGTAAGGACCTTATACATCAGATGCGTTCTGCTTGGAATTGCAACAAACAAGCTTCCATTCAGCATAAATTCAAATCTATTAGATGGGTGGCAAGGGACTGGAACAAGCACAAATTGGGAAACATAGATAAAAGAATTCTGGAAGCGGAGAAACAGAGGGATCAGCTAGACAACTATATCGGTTCTCCTTCTATTACTTCAAGCGTTGCACCGGAATTAGATAAATTGTACAGAATCAGATCTGGTATGCTGTGCCAGAAGTCAAAACTCTCCTGACAACTGCATGGTGAACGTAACACTAGGATATTTCACAGGGCTATAGCCAAGAGGCAAGCGTTCAACTCCATAAAGAAAATCAAATATGACGACATAATCCATGAATCACCGCCCCGAATTAAACAGGTATTTTTTGAGCACTTCAAAAATTTCCTGGGTGAAGTACATGAAGAAGAGATCTTTACCATGGGGGACCTTTTCAGCAAGAAATTATCAATCATCCAGAGCAACCAGTTGGTAGAGAAGTTCAGCTTAGAGGAGGTTGAGATTGCTTTACACAGTACGGACAAGACCAAAGCGCCAGGTCCTGACGGGCTAAATGCAGGGGTCATTTCCTCTCTGTGGCCGTGGATCAAAAGCGAAGTCATGGCATTCTTTCATGAGTTCCACGCTTCTGGTAAAATTCCCGATGGTAGTAACTCATCATTCATAGCACTAATTCCGAAAAAGCTTGATCCTATATTGCCTTCGGACTTTAgactgttaggtccaatcagacgtagaagggggggttgaatacgtcgtaccaattttcttcgatttaatttaattgcggataatcttgtttcagtccatgttaaatcaatcgtaaataaataactccagcaagtcggggaatattcttgtattagaaataatcctcgggtgctacaaattccaacacaagtgtcggctgcagagactacaatcactctattacagactctcgataaatacgatcttctaatttaactctcgagaatgtgtatagtgtgtgcacttacaaagtgtgtagttgttttcaaatgaaaacacaaagccctatttatagactttacaacaactaaccatggttaacgagttcgtcctggacgaatttgttttataaaaataaaactaactccactAAGCACAGTagatggcgccactttcatatacacatatatatataattatatgtatatgaaagttgcgctcCAAAGGCATATTATCTCCACtgtggtcaaacttggcgcctcggtcaaagttggcgccagtaGTGTATAACAGTGTGTGACTTAGAAGAATTATAAgaaggtcaaatgttgcgccttcttcttggtcaaacatggcgccactACAGGGCATCACAGGGCAAACAACACTTAGAAATATATTTCTAAGTGAATATATatgtcaaaggttgcgcttttgaccaggtcaaaacttgcgcttgaccaTGGTCAAAAGATGCGCCTGTAAATCCACAGAGGTGAATTCTTCACTTAGCATCTTTCAAGTGATAGAAActagcgcaggttttgactaagtcaaaccttgcgcctgttTCTTTGAAAGTCACTGTGACTTagagaatttctctaagtacaAGACTTAAACAAATCGCaggttttgactaagtcaactgACCCAtttgtaatttgaatttaagatatatatgtatatgtattgttaattgttttatgaattacttgaattattgaGGATTCAAGTAATTTCCAATTaacaatatatttacatatatatatatagataaattcaaatttaatcctTAGAGATGCAGCtttaattgacttgatcaatttaattcgttgatcgaatccactgaattctttcgtacgtcctgacgtcctgtgcactggtctggttcacgaacgactcgaactgaaataattctttgaatcctttgcttgataatatacttgatcagtcattccgggttagatgttgcttcgataaatttgattataaataatcaaattaagtatactggaatcttctggtctttgatacttgatcttcaggcaatcttgatagcagaaactgattgaactttattcttcactgaggcttgaacatgttaatgaacttcttccagtggacggatgctcgtctcagatatcttgattgtctttgtctgttcgtatcgaatctccaacctgtagattcctgtattatacttacgtattgtttcctgtcttttgttgtgttgagttatcgaaaTTACATTtacattacattatgctttacaatctccccctatttgtttgttagagttcgacaagcaaatcctttaagaggataactcaactgacacaatgaaaaagcatactaatttaaacaggaaataatactaagtacagtctggattatatcttacattttccagaaatcaaaagtaaatacaagtagccatttgttcctctagcctgaactaatctgtcctttgtttcttggctcttgcattaagcagcttttgctcagctttcctttttgcagcttcctctactctcttctgagtaagcttgttttcaatctcttcaatccttgttgtaatggtactcagtgccacttgctccagtgtattctcaggtggaggttgctctagatttttcttcatcttctctaaagtctgcaggtgaaccatcttcttcaacttcttaaaagtgacattcatctccattccttcaattttcataatgatccttgatggatgagcacgaactctagaagtgttgtggacagtctctacagcttttcttatctccagaagatcaaccaaatctttgagcacactcttgtcttcttttaccactgaccacttaacagctgcaactgcacgagtgattcttttggaattgagttttccaatctctgtgagtggtatagcagtgacttcagagtctttcttcttcttgaatagtacagatgtaggattgtaagtaacaacaggtgcatttggattttcaggaatttcagggttgagtggaggcagtggatatggtggttgacgattgatggctgataagtctaagtctctcagagcagcaaagttcagacgataggcatatagcagttcagcagttagtcttcccttgctagtccttgagcacttctccctgacttgagcttccagatatttcagtatacgaggattgtatgttgatagtgcttcatcagtgagtccaatactctgaatcataccatccttgaaatacttaataactgagggcttgtcatgaatttcaactccaatatcagtgatccattcttccaccatatctctaaatacttcattatgctttctgccggtagagatgatcttgtttcttaccacaaacagctcagttaaagatagatctctgagaaactgacttgacacatgcttgagtccatggccttctctttgtagctcaaatgatatgttaaccatccatcctcttctgggaagaacagcaacagacacagtagaaatgatatcattcaacacctcgtgataatcatgtaaatctttgtagttgttcctgaaggagtcaaagatatcttttacttcgtcatcatcattatcttgagtgacctctggaaagtcaaacacagatctagcagcatcccattcagctccatctttatgtaagttggcaagtctcctttcccttcgaatccgtctttggttttctaacttctcccttgctctcctttgctcagcataatccctagcaacatcagcaatgtcttgtggatttgcaatttcaaactcttcagcaggaaagatgtcattgtgatatgcaagttcatcagcaaagacttcagcgtctgggatttctccttcttcaagatcttcattctcagcaccaaccatccttatcaccctgtcatccacaaactcagggatgtattcatcatgactgtaactgaattgatgcctaagagcagaatcaatcagttcttcagacacccctgttatcaccctctttccctttgctttttctgctgctctctccccctcagttgagtaatcctctctggaaggttgagatgccagcaacttagcctccagggcagctaacctttgttccattgttgatttgatttctactaactcctcccgtagaacaagattctcagcttctagatgttgaactttgaactttagagcttcaaattctgtcacagatacagttggaatagcagattcaattgtaggttgggctgaagggttctcacttgttcgttctgtaggtgtttctctcttttcactcaaagctagaacactcagtgggttagagggtttctgtatagcaagttctgttggtgtttccctctcactcaaagacttTCCAGCATCCtgagatgtacctgcagaagaaatcttcttagcctcttctagagaggtcacagaaggtgcaatgaaggttcgtgagccttcgtcctcagtttcctcgtcagatgaatctgagtcataagaaacaagttgccaactactcgaaggtagtgagtccttagttggatcctgagttggaatctcagggtgggtagacacagggctcgaaggatgtgatccttgaattggcgaagcaccctggtttcccacaactgcctttgacggcgaaagactttgtgacaagtcctctataactggcacacttcctgatacgaagggctcagaaacagattgccgttcaccttcgagaggtgaagagtcctttgaaggatctgggaatgttcctcccaggggggtagacaaggatgtagaaagtggcatgtcatccaagtttcccccagaagcctgtgaaggcacttgaccctgaaaaggatcagaaacaacagtgtctatccctgacatggacgacaaggtgttagcaaccgtcaattcttcaactgtgtgtgcaaccttactgtgcattggaatagtatttggctgaggtggtgaagaaatagacatatctgcagttgtctcagtttctattctcctttcatgactaggagacagagctgcagtttcagaaacaacctccttatgtggtgcactaaaGGCACTTACTCCCCCGCTCTCAAttatttgaagtggttggctgaggggttgagatgtttctgcttcaggtgtttgggaagtggtgccttggttatgaatttgggggatttcaaattcattggcacttgtgataggtggtgaaagctgattggaatccaaaagattctgaacccaatcaggtgcatcaaaggacaagttgtcagagtcagaaggaatacctgactgtagcagtggattgtaagtgttggtgaaaagttcatcaacatccaccattgcatcattagaaggtgcagctacagtgacttgaacaggagtatccacttcatcttcagaatcagtggagttgtcttgaagtgaatcctctccttcagattgagcattgtcatctgaggatgtctgtgcatcttccactatcacttcttcttccatttgagaagtttgagtctcagggatattagcttgatgagatgactcagtgacttcttcagcttgtgtttcaggggcctcctcttcctgaaccactggatcagcaacattttgaatgtgtggtggaggcaagttctggttgtttaagaattcttgcattgcctccggaagaaccacatcctcattgttggtgtagttctgatggttttccagcatagaaatgaccctggtagtcatgaaagagcatataacattgtctatattgggatagacagctctctcagcaggagtcagcagttgattcagcacaatctggaagaacctaggatagagaagtatgtttctgtttttccttagggagtcctgaaaagctcccatgatcatgtgtcccagatttattcttgaattctgagctattgcaattccaatctcctggttgaaggttgtgatgccatggaaccctccagtctttggtgcaaatacatgagaaatggaattaaagaagaaattccattctcgaggtaaatgcttcacgtacattttgcttggaagatcaccattttccctctggcagtgaatagcaaagaaaaaattaatcCTTTCAGCTCGATCAGGAACTGCTTCAAAGTCTTCAGTTGGGagttgcagagcagtgttcagggtgttttcagtaattgatagtgttcgtccctgaatttgacaagtaataccaagtacctgtcctgcattcacaacagaaatagaagacaagaaatctcgtagaagagatttgttaagatatactgactctgtcatagcaaatctagcaaatgaatattcAGACATATATCTTACCcaacgtcgataattcgcttgcgtaattaaattattattttcaacaatagtgaaatttgttttcggaatctcaaaatttgcagccatttttaattgaaaaaattaaaaatgattataaatttcgtttcacgaataaacacgaacaaatattcactttatgtcacgaaaataattaattaataacgctccgaaaaaccctaattccaagaattttagaatttgataaaattcaagtatgttatactactcgaaattctaagaattatggtatcggtttcgcaaattaTTGATGCCAAAAACACGTACAAAACAGTCCAAGAAGTTGAAAAGGTTCGAAAAACCCTCTTGGAAAACCGTAATGGATCGTAAAATGGTTCGGATCAAATCAAAGCTCTTGATGCAGGGAGTCTAAAACTGGTCTCTAAATCAAAAAAAGGCAAGGATTTGATGGTGTTTTGATCGATTTAAAAACGACGAGTGTGGTGGATTTGAAAAATGGCAGAGAAGAGTTTTTTTCGTGTGTATAGGCTGTGTATATGCGTCTGAGAATTGAAAGAAAACATACAAGTCGTATACATATACGCTCAGGAGAGGAgggcgcaacttggttaattaCCAAGTTGCCCCTTATACAGTAGAGAGGGAACAGCCGTGGCGCAACTAATGAATTGACGAAAATGCCCTCTATACATGCGACTGTATAGAGGCGCAAGTTCGTACTTAGCGACAAAATTAATCAAAGCGACCACACACATGTGAACCatgggcgcaacatttgacttagtcaaatgttgcgcttggtTGAATACTGAAATTGTATTACTACTTAGAGAAGATCTAAGTCGAAAAGTCAGTATGAGTACATATGTATCAACagggcgcaacttttgacttggtcaaatgttgcgctctgTTACCACTAGATCACAGAGtatgtacttagagaattttgaGAAAAGTTCTCAAAAACTCACACccaattatcattttattaaatatattttgattagttcaaaataatctaataatttgataagtggtaaatcacaattaaataaaataaggcTTAACCAAATTAGATTCAGCTAATCAATATTTACCTAATTATGctgcaaatataatttaaataaacactaatattcattaattgaatataagcacttaaataaattaagaaaattaattctaaatatctaccacttagcaattaatcacataatcacataaatcatgcaaatcatataaatcatggcaaataattaaaactaattatcagataattatgtaaaatactggatgcactttgtaaattcacaagtcctgaaaatatggacattttaaaacttgtgaacttacgaacaaattgcagttatttcttgtctaattaattagacatatttaacatcccaagttcaccaaccagtctagagaaagtggattcgtctagtggtttagtgaagatgtctgcaatttgttggtcagtaggtacgaagtgtaactctactgttccattcatgacatgctcgcgaaggaaatg of Daucus carota subsp. sativus chromosome 3, DH1 v3.0, whole genome shotgun sequence contains these proteins:
- the LOC135151374 gene encoding uncharacterized protein LOC135151374, with protein sequence MKFNRHLQSIRVAEKITQRVEGQLSKSQKEFLLRQQMRACLVEAFNDFIDAACLVEAPLVNSEYTWFGPFNKKARLDRALLSTDWFSLGDWVLAGLNRKTSDHSPVLLKNSAFDWGPRPFRFFNSWLESKDLIHQMRSAWNCNKQASIQHKFKSIRWVARDWNKHKLGNIDKRILEAEKQRDQLDNYIGSPSITSSVAPELDKLAIAKRQAFNSIKKIKYDDIIHESPPRIKQVFFEHFKNFLGEVHEEEIFTMGDLFSKKLSIIQSNQLVEKFSLEEVEIALHSTDKTKAPGPDGLNAGVISSLWPWIKSEVMAFFHEFHASGKIPDGSNSSFIALIPKKLDPILPSDFRLLGPIRRRRGG